The Pseudolabrys sp. FHR47 genome contains a region encoding:
- the urtD gene encoding urea ABC transporter ATP-binding protein UrtD, which yields MSNSTDFLLALEGVTVSFDGFKAVNGLNLYIDKGELRVIIGPNGAGKTTVLDLICGRTKVSDGSIKFKDQEITGLKEHEIVRRGIGRKFQTPSIYEDLTVFENLELSIPRGRDVVGALFWQRSEAVTERVREIAQMIFLADSLDRPAETLSHGQKQWLEIGMLLMQDPELLMLDEPVAGMSVSERVKTAELLNEIIKHRSVIVIEHDMKFVASIAHRVTVLHQGKILAEGDMDTIQNDPKVKEVYLGH from the coding sequence ATGTCCAACAGCACCGATTTCCTGCTCGCGCTCGAAGGCGTCACCGTCTCCTTCGATGGCTTCAAGGCCGTCAATGGGCTCAATCTCTACATCGACAAGGGCGAGCTGCGCGTGATCATCGGCCCGAACGGTGCCGGCAAGACAACCGTGCTCGACCTGATCTGCGGCCGCACCAAAGTGTCCGACGGGTCGATCAAGTTCAAGGACCAGGAGATCACGGGTCTCAAGGAACACGAGATCGTCCGCCGCGGTATCGGCCGCAAATTCCAGACGCCGTCAATCTACGAAGACCTCACCGTGTTTGAGAACCTCGAGCTGTCGATACCGCGCGGCCGCGACGTCGTCGGAGCGCTGTTCTGGCAGCGGTCGGAGGCGGTGACGGAGCGGGTGCGCGAGATCGCACAGATGATATTTCTCGCGGATTCACTGGACCGTCCTGCCGAGACGCTGAGTCACGGCCAGAAGCAGTGGCTCGAGATCGGCATGCTGCTGATGCAGGACCCTGAACTCTTGATGCTCGACGAGCCGGTCGCCGGCATGAGCGTTTCGGAGCGCGTCAAGACCGCCGAGTTGCTCAACGAGATCATCAAACACCGGTCCGTGATCGTGATCGAACACGACATGAAGTTTGTCGCCAGCATCGCACACCGCGTCACCGTCCTGCACCAGGGCAAGATTCTGGCGGAAGGCGACATGGACACGATCCAGAACGATCCGAAGGTCAAGGAAGTCTATCTCGGCCATTGA
- a CDS encoding MFS transporter, with protein sequence MIGAIQFGVRWIEMLAIAVMVYQTTGSAFLVTFMALLRVLPMALFGAFIGAAADRFEGRTVLVVTTSVQFLASAAIALLAYSGHIETWHLAVSVFINGTVWAGDNAIRRLMIGRVVGTDRMSHAMTFDIGSSNVSRMAGPAIGGAVLAAWSIGGCFTLGALLYMLSVTAALRLSYRHQHKTQGRGFLLHDILDALRVVKSDRHLIGILAITLIFNLFAWPILSLIPVIGHDYLHLGPSGVGILASMEGVGAITGVIMALLFARPEHQVKLYTFSVPIYIAALIAFALMPHPVLAGIALVVAGFGGSGFSITQSAIVFRSVQLEMRARMLGLLTVTIGFGPLGFLQIGLLADVMGAKYAILTIGTEGIVALLLTRRFWREIT encoded by the coding sequence TTGATCGGCGCCATACAGTTCGGCGTCCGCTGGATCGAGATGCTGGCCATTGCCGTCATGGTTTATCAGACCACCGGCTCGGCCTTTCTCGTGACCTTTATGGCCCTGCTGCGCGTGCTGCCGATGGCTTTGTTCGGTGCCTTCATTGGCGCCGCGGCGGATCGGTTCGAAGGACGCACCGTGCTCGTCGTCACCACCTCGGTTCAATTCCTGGCCTCGGCCGCGATCGCTTTGCTCGCCTATTCGGGCCACATCGAAACCTGGCATCTTGCCGTTTCGGTTTTCATCAACGGTACGGTCTGGGCAGGGGACAACGCAATCCGCCGTCTCATGATTGGCCGTGTGGTCGGCACCGATCGCATGTCCCACGCCATGACCTTCGACATCGGATCAAGCAATGTAAGTCGCATGGCCGGTCCCGCGATCGGCGGCGCCGTCCTTGCCGCATGGAGCATCGGCGGCTGTTTCACACTCGGGGCATTACTTTACATGCTGTCGGTGACGGCCGCCCTGAGACTGAGTTACCGTCATCAGCACAAAACACAAGGCCGTGGCTTTCTGCTGCACGATATTCTGGATGCGCTGCGCGTGGTCAAAAGCGACAGACACCTGATCGGCATTCTCGCAATCACGCTGATCTTCAATCTCTTCGCCTGGCCGATCCTCAGCCTGATCCCCGTCATTGGGCACGATTATCTGCACCTCGGGCCGAGCGGTGTCGGCATCCTCGCCAGCATGGAAGGCGTCGGCGCGATCACCGGCGTGATCATGGCGCTTTTGTTCGCTCGCCCCGAGCATCAGGTGAAGCTCTACACTTTCAGCGTGCCGATCTATATCGCCGCGCTGATCGCGTTCGCGTTGATGCCGCATCCGGTCCTCGCCGGCATTGCGCTGGTGGTCGCCGGCTTCGGCGGCTCCGGCTTTTCCATCACCCAATCGGCGATCGTGTTCCGCTCAGTGCAACTGGAGATGCGAGCGCGCATGCTCGGGCTTCTCACCGTCACCATCGGGTTCGGCCCACTGGGCTTTCTTCAAATCGGGCTCCTGGCCGATGTCATGGGTGCCAAATACGCGATCCTCACGATCGGTACAGAAGGCATTGTCGCTCTGCTGCTAACGCGGCGCTTCTGGCGCGAGATCACCTAG
- the urtE gene encoding urea ABC transporter ATP-binding subunit UrtE encodes MFKLHNLNVAYGQSQVLHGIDLSVAPGEIVAVVGRNGMGKSTLMKSLIGVIPSRSGEIVVEGADVSGLPSHLRVKRGLAYVPQGRQIFGTMTVEENIQTGLVVTGKSEVPDEIYSLFPILWDFKKRRGGNLSGGQQQQLAIARALASDPKILLLDEPTEGIQPSIIKELGVVLKQIRQLRNLTIVVCEQVLSFVLDVADSIVVMENGRIVHTDRRERVDEAAIARYLAV; translated from the coding sequence ATGTTCAAATTGCACAATCTCAACGTCGCCTACGGTCAGAGCCAGGTTTTGCACGGCATCGACCTGTCGGTGGCGCCCGGCGAGATCGTCGCTGTGGTCGGTCGCAACGGCATGGGAAAGTCGACGCTGATGAAATCGCTCATCGGCGTGATCCCGTCGAGGTCGGGTGAGATCGTCGTTGAAGGCGCGGACGTCTCCGGTCTGCCGAGCCACCTGCGCGTCAAGCGTGGCCTCGCTTATGTCCCGCAGGGCCGTCAGATATTCGGCACCATGACGGTCGAGGAGAATATCCAGACCGGACTCGTCGTCACCGGCAAGAGCGAGGTTCCGGACGAGATTTATAGCCTGTTCCCGATCCTGTGGGACTTCAAGAAGCGTCGCGGCGGCAATCTGTCGGGCGGCCAGCAGCAGCAACTCGCCATCGCGCGCGCATTAGCATCCGATCCGAAGATTCTCCTGCTCGACGAACCGACTGAAGGCATTCAGCCGTCGATCATCAAGGAACTCGGTGTGGTGCTGAAGCAGATCAGGCAGTTGCGCAACCTCACCATCGTGGTTTGCGAGCAGGTTCTGAGCTTCGTGCTCGACGTCGCTGACAGCATCGTCGTGATGGAGAACGGCCGTATCGTCCATACCGATCGACGCGAGCGCGTCGATGAGGCGGCGATCGCCCGTTACCTCGCAGTCTGA
- a CDS encoding glutathione S-transferase family protein, with the protein MLTIWGRKSSFNVQKVMWLVGELGLEHRHIEAGGQFGGLDTPEFRALNPHGKVPVIDDSGFVVWESHAILRYLAARYGEGRFWRTAPAERSLSDRWMDWAHTTLQPDFLGGVFWGFYRTPELQRDLPAIRSKVEACARHFQLLDRELMGRDYMLGDALTLADVPLGTHLYRYLNIDIERPRVPNVEAWYRRLEERPAYRQHVMVPFEDLYGRLDF; encoded by the coding sequence GTGCTGACAATCTGGGGGCGCAAGAGTTCGTTCAACGTCCAAAAAGTAATGTGGCTCGTCGGCGAGCTGGGACTCGAACATCGGCACATCGAGGCGGGCGGCCAGTTCGGTGGTCTCGATACGCCAGAATTTCGCGCGCTGAATCCGCATGGCAAGGTCCCGGTAATCGACGACAGTGGCTTCGTCGTCTGGGAATCGCACGCGATCCTGCGCTATCTCGCGGCTCGATACGGAGAGGGGCGGTTCTGGCGCACTGCGCCGGCTGAACGCTCATTGTCCGATCGCTGGATGGACTGGGCACACACGACGCTGCAGCCCGATTTTCTTGGCGGCGTTTTCTGGGGTTTCTACCGGACGCCTGAGCTGCAGCGCGATCTCCCGGCGATTAGGAGCAAGGTGGAGGCCTGCGCACGGCATTTCCAATTGCTCGACCGCGAACTGATGGGGCGGGATTACATGCTGGGCGACGCGCTGACCCTGGCGGACGTCCCGCTCGGGACCCATCTCTACCGTTACCTCAATATCGACATCGAGCGCCCGCGGGTGCCGAATGTCGAGGCCTGGTACCGGCGCCTCGAAGAACGACCGGCTTATCGGCAGCATGTCATGGTGCCGTTTGAGGATCTCTACGGCCGTCTCGATTTCTGA
- the fmdA gene encoding formamidase: protein MTETLIKVDLKESPYKNPMIHNRWHPDVPMVASVKPGDDFIIQTYDWTGGYIQNNDSADDVRDVDLTTVHFLSGPIEIKGAEPGDLLVVDLLDVGALPESLWGFNGFFSKKNGGGFLTEHFPLAQKSIWDIKGMFTESRHVPGVKYAGLIHPGLIGCLPDPKLLETWNKREVDFIATNPARVPPLANAPFAATAHAGKATGDVKAKIAAEGARTVPPREHGGNCDIKDLSRGSKIYFPVYVPGAGLSMGDLHFSQGDGEITFCGAIEMAGWLHIKVDLIKGGMAKYGIKNPIFRPSPMTPNYQDYLIFEGISVDEQGQQHYLDVHVAYRQACLNAIEYLTKFGYSKAQAYSILGTAPVQGHISGVVDIPNACATLYLPTEVFDFDIMPSAAGPVKHIKGGVDMPLSPDK from the coding sequence ATGACCGAGACCCTGATCAAAGTCGATCTGAAGGAGTCGCCCTACAAGAATCCGATGATCCACAACCGCTGGCACCCGGACGTCCCGATGGTGGCGTCGGTTAAGCCTGGGGACGATTTCATCATCCAGACCTACGACTGGACCGGCGGCTACATTCAAAATAACGACTCGGCCGATGACGTTCGTGACGTCGACCTCACGACGGTGCACTTCCTCTCGGGACCGATCGAAATCAAGGGCGCGGAGCCGGGCGATCTCCTGGTGGTCGATCTGCTCGACGTCGGTGCGCTGCCGGAGAGCCTGTGGGGCTTCAACGGCTTCTTCTCGAAGAAGAACGGCGGCGGCTTTCTGACCGAGCATTTTCCGCTGGCGCAGAAGTCGATCTGGGACATCAAGGGCATGTTCACGGAATCACGCCATGTGCCGGGCGTGAAATATGCCGGTCTCATCCATCCGGGCCTGATCGGCTGTCTGCCGGACCCGAAACTGCTGGAGACCTGGAATAAGCGCGAGGTCGATTTCATCGCGACCAACCCGGCCCGCGTGCCGCCGCTCGCCAACGCTCCCTTTGCGGCGACCGCGCATGCCGGCAAGGCGACCGGCGACGTCAAAGCCAAGATCGCTGCGGAGGGCGCGCGCACTGTGCCGCCGCGCGAGCATGGCGGCAACTGCGACATCAAGGACCTGTCGCGCGGTTCGAAGATTTACTTCCCGGTCTACGTGCCGGGTGCCGGCCTCTCGATGGGTGACCTGCACTTCAGCCAGGGCGACGGCGAAATCACCTTCTGCGGCGCCATCGAAATGGCCGGCTGGCTGCACATCAAGGTCGACCTGATCAAGGGCGGCATGGCGAAGTACGGCATCAAGAATCCGATCTTCCGGCCGTCGCCGATGACGCCGAACTATCAGGACTACTTGATCTTCGAAGGCATCTCGGTCGACGAGCAGGGCCAGCAGCACTATCTCGATGTCCACGTCGCCTACCGCCAGGCCTGTCTCAATGCGATCGAGTATCTGACCAAGTTCGGCTACTCGAAAGCGCAGGCCTATTCGATCCTCGGCACGGCGCCGGTGCAGGGCCACATCTCCGGCGTCGTCGATATCCCGAATGCCTGCGCCACGCTCTATCTGCCGACCGAAGTCTTCGACTTCGACATCATGCCGAGCGCGGCCGGCCCGGTGAAACACATCAAGGGTGGCGTCGATATGCCGCTGTCGCCCGACAAATAG
- a CDS encoding zinc ribbon domain-containing protein translates to MPTYEYLCDDCGPFTDFRPMSESDLTCECPACGNSAPRAFLTAPYMSGLSTERRHAFSTNERSAHEPKSTKTTGHGPGCGCCGGKSSRMTYKYKDGSKAFPKSRPWMISH, encoded by the coding sequence ATGCCGACTTACGAATATCTGTGCGACGACTGCGGGCCATTCACTGACTTCCGGCCGATGTCGGAGAGCGACCTGACGTGCGAGTGTCCGGCCTGCGGAAATAGCGCGCCGCGCGCGTTTTTGACGGCGCCCTATATGTCCGGCCTGTCGACCGAGCGACGCCACGCATTCTCGACCAATGAGCGCAGCGCCCACGAGCCGAAATCGACGAAGACCACGGGTCACGGTCCGGGTTGCGGCTGCTGCGGCGGCAAATCCTCACGTATGACGTACAAATACAAGGACGGCAGCAAGGCTTTTCCGAAGAGCCGGCCCTGGATGATCTCGCATTAG